One window of Nostoc sp. C052 genomic DNA carries:
- a CDS encoding FAD-dependent oxidoreductase translates to MLTTHSENELQLTADVLVIGGGPAAAWAAWAAASQGVKVIIVDKGFLGTSGAAAASGNGIMAPSPDNWEKVVSERYRVGKNLANLRWIERVIEKTWLSLPLVEDWGYRFPKENGESVRQSYYGPEYMRVLRKNLLRVGVQILDQSPALELLLADDGSVAGARGVQRQHHRTYSVRAGAVVLANGGCAFLSKALGCNTNTGDGLLMAVEAGGELSSMEASNHYAISTAFNATVTRGVPFGWASFSDEAGNDLGGYVNGRRDPSFLPNALLKGPVYARLDRATPEVKAVIEKSHFIAYLPYKKADIDPYTERVPVTLVLEGTVRGTGGIRLTDDSCGTKVPGLYAAGDAASREFLAGLASGGGGPNAAWAISTGQWAGVGAAVFAKSLGAHANERVARPTGQAGLRSPQADKTPSSAFDSEAIVRGVQDEMFPLEKNHFRSEQQLLDSLSKLEKLWEQVQANPKQDTVRDVEFSRRAAALTAVARWGYFSALHRTETRSEHIRVDYPETDPNQRYYQATGGLERLWVRRDWIADAISGDKTQSVSTTPPALTTQTTSSVSKL, encoded by the coding sequence TTGCTAACAACACATAGCGAAAATGAACTACAGTTGACTGCTGACGTGCTGGTAATTGGTGGTGGCCCTGCCGCAGCATGGGCAGCATGGGCAGCCGCATCCCAAGGTGTCAAAGTAATTATTGTTGATAAAGGTTTTCTCGGTACGAGTGGTGCTGCTGCTGCTAGTGGCAATGGTATCATGGCTCCTTCTCCAGATAATTGGGAAAAAGTTGTATCGGAGCGTTATCGCGTAGGAAAAAACCTAGCTAACTTACGTTGGATTGAGCGTGTTATTGAAAAAACTTGGCTCAGTTTGCCCCTAGTGGAAGATTGGGGCTATCGTTTCCCTAAAGAAAATGGGGAATCTGTGCGCCAGAGTTATTATGGCCCTGAATATATGCGCGTACTTCGTAAAAATCTCTTGCGTGTTGGTGTTCAGATTCTCGACCAAAGTCCAGCTTTAGAGCTTTTATTGGCTGACGATGGCTCGGTGGCTGGAGCAAGAGGTGTACAACGGCAACATCATCGTACTTATAGCGTTCGCGCTGGTGCAGTAGTCTTGGCGAATGGCGGTTGTGCATTCTTGAGTAAAGCATTAGGTTGCAATACCAATACAGGTGATGGATTGCTGATGGCGGTAGAAGCTGGTGGCGAACTCTCCAGTATGGAAGCTTCCAATCACTATGCCATCTCGACGGCTTTCAATGCCACAGTGACACGGGGGGTTCCCTTTGGTTGGGCTAGCTTTAGTGATGAAGCGGGTAACGATCTTGGTGGTTATGTCAATGGTCGTCGCGATCCATCGTTCCTTCCCAATGCACTCTTAAAAGGGCCCGTTTATGCTCGTTTGGATCGAGCCACACCTGAAGTCAAGGCAGTGATTGAGAAATCCCATTTCATCGCTTATCTACCTTACAAAAAAGCTGATATCGATCCCTACACAGAACGAGTCCCTGTCACCTTGGTTTTAGAAGGTACTGTTCGTGGTACGGGTGGAATCCGTTTGACTGATGATAGTTGCGGTACGAAAGTACCCGGACTCTATGCCGCAGGGGATGCAGCCTCACGTGAATTCTTAGCTGGTTTAGCTTCTGGTGGTGGTGGTCCCAATGCCGCCTGGGCGATTTCTACAGGTCAATGGGCTGGAGTCGGTGCAGCAGTTTTTGCCAAGAGTCTCGGCGCTCATGCAAATGAACGGGTTGCACGTCCTACCGGTCAAGCCGGATTGCGATCGCCCCAGGCGGACAAAACGCCATCTTCCGCATTCGATAGCGAAGCGATCGTTCGTGGTGTTCAAGATGAGATGTTCCCTCTAGAGAAAAATCACTTCCGTTCTGAGCAGCAACTTTTGGATTCTCTTTCTAAATTAGAGAAACTATGGGAGCAGGTACAGGCGAACCCGAAACAAGATACAGTGCGCGATGTGGAATTTTCTCGTCGAGCAGCGGCTCTAACAGCTGTAGCCCGATGGGGATATTTTAGCGCTTTACATCGCACGGAAACGCGTAGCGAACATATTCGCGTGGACTACCCCGAAACCGATCCAAATCAGCGTTATTACCAGGCAACAGGTGGCTTAGAAAGGCTATGGGTGAGGCGTGATTGGATCGCAGATGCGATATCTGGCGACAAGACGCAAAGCGTCTCCACTACACCACCAGCGCTAACCACTCAAACCACATCCTCTGTATCAAAATTGTAG